From one Pedobacter faecalis genomic stretch:
- a CDS encoding 2,3,4,5-tetrahydropyridine-2,6-dicarboxylate N-succinyltransferase, translated as MIADLKKLVEAAWEDRTLLEYNEYCEAIETVIMQLDQGELRVAEPVLNSWGINEWIKKAVILYFPIREMKVTEVGPFVFHDKMKLKTNYKELGVRVVPGASARYGAYLSKGVIMMPSYVNIGAYVDEGTMVDTWATVGSCAQIGKHVHLSGGVGIGGVLEPVQAAPVIIEDNCFLGSRAIVVEGVKVEKEAVLGANVVLTASTKIIDVTGAEPVEYKGVVPARSVVIPGSYSKKFPAGEYQVPCALIIGQRKESTDKKTSLNDALRENNVAV; from the coding sequence ATGATAGCAGATTTAAAAAAGTTGGTTGAAGCGGCATGGGAAGACAGAACTTTACTAGAGTATAACGAATATTGTGAAGCGATCGAAACCGTAATTATGCAGTTAGATCAAGGCGAACTGCGTGTTGCCGAACCCGTTTTGAATTCATGGGGAATAAACGAATGGATTAAGAAGGCGGTAATCCTTTACTTCCCTATCAGAGAAATGAAGGTTACCGAAGTCGGACCCTTCGTTTTCCACGATAAGATGAAACTTAAAACCAATTACAAGGAACTTGGTGTACGCGTGGTTCCTGGAGCGAGCGCAAGATACGGCGCTTACTTGTCTAAAGGCGTAATTATGATGCCGTCATACGTTAACATCGGTGCCTATGTAGACGAAGGTACCATGGTGGATACCTGGGCTACCGTGGGCTCCTGCGCACAAATTGGCAAACACGTTCACTTGAGTGGCGGGGTTGGCATTGGCGGCGTTCTGGAGCCGGTACAGGCAGCACCCGTAATTATAGAAGACAATTGTTTCCTTGGGTCGAGAGCCATTGTTGTTGAAGGTGTTAAAGTTGAAAAGGAAGCTGTGTTGGGGGCAAATGTAGTGCTAACAGCGTCTACAAAGATCATCGACGTGACCGGCGCTGAACCCGTGGAATACAAAGGAGTTGTACCGGCCCGATCGGTAGTTATACCTGGATCGTACTCAAAAAAGTTCCCTGCCGGCGAATATCAAGTACCTTGCGCACTTATTATAGGGCAGCGTAAGGAATCGACCGACAAAAAGACATCGCTTAACGATGCGTTAAGAGAAAACAACGTAGCGGTATAA
- a CDS encoding glycosyltransferase family 4 protein: MISIGFDGKRATNNLTGLGNYSRSLISGLIEHFPQNQYFLYTPKIKDHPQIARFLNANGLTVVNPPSAGPMWRLLRLKKNLVSDGVSVFHGLSHELPIGLNKVGIASVVTIHDLIFLKFPQYFNTVDRWIYTWKCRYACRNADRIVAISESTKRDIVSHFNVRPEKIDVVYQSCDDSFKRVSTDESKQNALRKYRLPKQFILCVGTIEERKNLKILIKALPLVEPPIKLVVIGRQTVYYKDVLKEIELLGLQDSVLFLQDVSFADLPSIYQLAELFVYPSLYEGFGIPIIEALFSGIPVIAAKGSCLEEAGGPDSIYVDPRDEKALSLAINNVLRSAELRKEMSSKGLDFAQRFNNQIIANDLMNIYAIAAAKYKHQSHVKI; the protein is encoded by the coding sequence ATGATAAGTATTGGTTTTGATGGGAAAAGGGCGACAAATAATTTAACCGGACTAGGAAACTACAGTCGCTCGTTAATCTCAGGTTTGATTGAGCATTTCCCTCAAAACCAGTACTTCTTGTATACCCCCAAAATTAAAGATCATCCGCAAATCGCTCGCTTCCTAAACGCTAACGGGCTCACGGTGGTCAACCCGCCATCCGCAGGGCCAATGTGGCGCTTACTTCGCCTTAAAAAAAATCTTGTTTCTGACGGGGTATCCGTGTTCCACGGACTGAGCCACGAGCTGCCAATCGGACTGAACAAAGTGGGGATTGCATCGGTTGTTACCATCCACGACCTTATATTCCTGAAATTCCCGCAGTACTTCAATACCGTCGACCGATGGATATATACATGGAAATGTCGGTATGCCTGTCGTAACGCCGACCGTATTGTAGCAATTAGTGAATCTACGAAGCGGGATATAGTCAGCCACTTTAATGTACGACCCGAAAAAATTGACGTGGTTTACCAAAGTTGCGACGACTCTTTCAAGAGGGTTTCCACGGATGAATCAAAGCAAAATGCCCTTAGGAAGTATCGTTTACCCAAGCAGTTTATCCTTTGTGTAGGCACCATAGAAGAGCGAAAAAATTTAAAAATCTTGATAAAGGCATTGCCCTTGGTAGAACCGCCGATCAAACTCGTTGTGATAGGCAGGCAAACAGTTTACTATAAGGATGTGCTTAAAGAAATAGAACTTTTGGGTTTGCAAGACAGCGTGCTATTTCTTCAGGATGTGTCGTTTGCAGATCTTCCCTCCATTTACCAGCTTGCTGAATTATTTGTGTATCCCTCCCTGTACGAAGGGTTTGGAATTCCAATTATCGAAGCACTGTTCTCTGGCATACCTGTGATCGCAGCAAAAGGATCCTGCCTGGAAGAAGCAGGCGGACCAGACAGTATCTATGTCGACCCCCGGGACGAGAAAGCACTCTCGCTGGCAATAAACAACGTATTGCGTTCAGCTGAACTCCGTAAAGAGATGTCATCGAAAGGTTTGGATTTCGCCCAGCGATTTAACAATCAAATAATAGCAAACGATCTGATGAATATCTATGCCATTGCGGCGGCCAAATACAAACACCAGAGCCATGTTAAAATCTGA
- a CDS encoding L-threonylcarbamoyladenylate synthase → MLKSEIEIALNVLKSGGVLLYPTDTVWGIGCDATNAEAVAKINKIKGRPEDKSFIILLDTVNKLQSYVSEVPEVAYDLIEYAERPLTVIFSGARNLAENVINKDGSVGIRIVKHDFCTQLIQRFRKPIVSTSANLAGLPTPAFFNEIDEQIKSAVDHVVDWEQELSVHKKPSTIVKLGAGGQFSFIRR, encoded by the coding sequence ATGTTAAAATCTGAAATTGAAATAGCTTTAAATGTATTGAAAAGTGGAGGCGTACTCTTGTATCCCACTGATACGGTTTGGGGAATTGGTTGCGATGCAACGAATGCTGAAGCTGTTGCAAAAATTAATAAGATAAAGGGACGCCCTGAGGACAAAAGCTTTATCATTTTACTAGATACAGTCAACAAATTACAAAGCTATGTTTCTGAGGTACCTGAGGTTGCATACGATTTGATCGAATACGCTGAAAGACCGCTCACGGTAATATTTTCAGGAGCAAGAAACTTAGCCGAAAACGTGATAAACAAAGATGGAAGCGTCGGAATCCGGATTGTGAAACACGACTTTTGCACCCAGCTCATACAAAGATTTCGAAAACCTATCGTCTCTACATCAGCGAATTTAGCCGGGTTGCCTACTCCTGCTTTTTTTAACGAGATAGATGAGCAGATCAAATCGGCCGTTGATCATGTTGTAGACTGGGAGCAGGAATTGAGTGTTCATAAAAAGCCTTCTACCATAGTAAAATTGGGCGCCGGAGGGCAATTTTCCTTTATCAGAAGGTAA
- a CDS encoding CCA tRNA nucleotidyltransferase, with the protein MKYHLENPVFKILASIADRKSIEAYVVGGYVRDIFLKRPSKDIDVVVLGNGIEFAELVGIELNTRVSVFKNFGTAMLRFNDLDIEFVGARKESYRTDSRKPIVENGSIQDDQLRRDFTINALAFALNGENFGKLVDPFNGISDLKSKLIRTPQDPEITFSDDPLRMLRAIRFASQLGFTIDQAALDAIKLHKERITIVSKERITDELNKIILSAKPSVGFKHLFNSGLLHIIFPQMANLHGVDIIDNKGHKDNFYHTLQVLDNIAATTDDLWLRWAAILHDIAKPATKRFEKGQGWTFHGHEDKGARMVPHIFAQLKLPLNEKMKFVQKLVQLHLRPIVLAQEVVTDSAVRRLLFDAGEDIESLMKLCNADITTKNEYKIKKYRKNFELVKQKLIDVEERDKIRNWQPPITGNDIMQVFGLKEGREVGIIKKAIREAILEGDITNTYEDALQFMLQEGKKIGLVPVSRTNKL; encoded by the coding sequence ATGAAATATCATCTAGAGAATCCGGTCTTTAAAATACTCGCATCAATAGCAGATCGTAAGTCTATTGAGGCATACGTAGTTGGAGGCTACGTCCGCGATATATTCCTGAAAAGACCGTCGAAGGATATTGATGTGGTTGTCTTGGGAAATGGAATTGAATTTGCGGAGCTTGTTGGCATTGAATTAAATACACGTGTATCCGTGTTTAAAAACTTCGGTACGGCAATGCTAAGATTTAACGACCTTGACATAGAATTCGTTGGGGCAAGAAAAGAGTCGTATCGCACTGATTCACGCAAGCCCATTGTTGAGAATGGTTCCATTCAAGACGATCAGTTACGACGTGATTTTACAATAAACGCGCTTGCATTCGCGCTTAACGGAGAGAATTTCGGTAAGCTCGTCGACCCATTCAATGGAATTTCGGATTTAAAAAGCAAGCTGATCCGAACGCCTCAGGATCCTGAAATCACGTTTTCCGACGATCCGCTGCGTATGCTCCGTGCTATCCGGTTCGCCAGCCAGTTAGGCTTCACAATTGATCAGGCTGCCTTGGACGCAATCAAGCTACATAAAGAACGGATAACGATCGTGTCAAAAGAACGAATCACCGACGAGCTGAATAAAATTATTCTCTCCGCAAAACCGTCTGTTGGCTTTAAGCATCTCTTCAACTCCGGCCTGCTGCACATTATATTCCCGCAAATGGCGAACTTGCATGGAGTAGATATCATTGATAATAAAGGTCACAAAGATAACTTTTATCACACGCTGCAGGTTCTGGACAATATAGCCGCCACTACCGACGATTTATGGCTGCGCTGGGCTGCAATTCTTCATGACATCGCAAAGCCCGCCACTAAGCGGTTCGAGAAGGGCCAGGGCTGGACTTTCCACGGGCATGAAGACAAAGGTGCGCGAATGGTCCCGCACATATTTGCACAGCTAAAGCTTCCTCTTAATGAAAAGATGAAGTTCGTTCAAAAACTTGTTCAATTACATCTCCGGCCCATTGTCCTGGCGCAAGAGGTGGTTACCGACTCGGCTGTGAGGCGACTTCTGTTTGATGCAGGTGAAGATATTGAGAGTCTGATGAAGCTTTGCAACGCTGATATCACCACAAAGAATGAATATAAGATCAAGAAGTATCGCAAGAATTTCGAACTCGTTAAGCAAAAGCTGATAGACGTCGAAGAAAGAGACAAAATTCGTAATTGGCAACCGCCCATAACGGGCAATGACATCATGCAGGTATTCGGACTTAAAGAAGGCAGGGAAGTGGGAATCATAAAGAAAGCAATCAGGGAAGCAATCCTTGAGGGCGACATCACAAATACTTACGAGGATGCATTGCAATTCATGCTGCAGGAGGGCAAAAAAATAGGCTTGGTACCAGTATCTCGCACCAACAAATTGTAG
- a CDS encoding IS1096 element passenger TnpR family protein: protein MAIYRFRVSFEDFDEVVREIDIKSNQTFEDLHRAIHRSTGYAAEKSSSFFVSTDNWIKGDEIAFMPSQRKIDRGVASMEKSKLSNFIEDPHQKFYYIYDFDRPFDFHVELIKIILETDPNIEYPVLIKSTGEAPKIIDKNNLGTVAMSASTTSSDFDFLNEMDFIPEDTEELEAMDGRGINTEDKSDESDEAEDDEFSDNENYEEEDYNNSREDDY, encoded by the coding sequence ATGGCAATTTACAGATTCAGAGTTAGTTTCGAAGATTTCGATGAAGTAGTACGGGAAATAGATATTAAATCAAATCAAACATTTGAGGATCTTCACCGGGCAATCCACAGATCTACTGGATATGCTGCCGAAAAATCGTCTTCCTTTTTTGTGAGTACAGACAATTGGATCAAGGGTGACGAGATTGCCTTTATGCCCAGCCAGCGGAAAATCGATCGTGGAGTGGCATCAATGGAGAAATCAAAACTGAGTAATTTCATTGAGGACCCGCATCAAAAGTTCTATTATATCTACGATTTTGACAGGCCTTTCGACTTTCATGTAGAACTCATTAAAATCATACTGGAGACTGACCCGAATATTGAATATCCGGTGCTTATCAAGAGCACAGGTGAAGCACCGAAGATCATTGATAAGAACAATCTTGGTACAGTTGCGATGTCTGCCAGCACAACCTCTTCGGATTTTGATTTCCTGAATGAGATGGATTTCATCCCGGAAGATACTGAGGAACTCGAAGCGATGGACGGAAGAGGGATCAATACTGAAGATAAATCTGACGAAAGCGACGAAGCTGAAGACGACGAGTTTTCAGATAATGAAAATTACGAAGAAGAGGACTACAACAACAGCCGGGAGGACGATTATTAG
- the miaA gene encoding tRNA (adenosine(37)-N6)-dimethylallyltransferase MiaA — translation MDTKKTLVVVVGPTAIGKTALAIQLANFYATEIVSADSRQFYREMSIGTAKPSNEELAAAPHHFINSHSITELFSTGDFEVSALALMERLFLTKDILIMVGGSGLYIDSVTRGLDDLPATDLEIRAQLNQELADFGLEGIREKLRVCDPEYYQKVDQSNPQRIIRGLEFFLSTGKKLSSFQTNTKKSRPFNIVKIGLDMDRNKLYERINKRVDLMISAGLLEEVRNLVHHRGYNALNTVGYTELFDYLDHQMSFEDAVEKIKQNTRRFAKRQLTWFRKDQEIIWFNPHQTDLIIDTLNTRLR, via the coding sequence ATGGACACTAAAAAAACACTTGTTGTCGTTGTAGGGCCTACCGCAATTGGTAAAACTGCACTGGCCATTCAACTCGCAAATTTTTACGCTACCGAAATTGTTTCTGCAGATTCCCGGCAGTTTTACCGGGAAATGAGTATCGGTACGGCGAAGCCATCGAACGAAGAACTAGCTGCAGCACCTCATCATTTTATCAATTCTCATAGCATTACAGAGCTGTTCAGTACTGGCGATTTTGAAGTATCGGCACTGGCGCTTATGGAGCGCTTATTTCTTACCAAAGATATTTTGATTATGGTGGGCGGGTCTGGCCTCTATATTGATTCGGTTACACGGGGCTTAGATGATCTCCCGGCGACAGATTTGGAAATCAGAGCTCAACTAAATCAGGAGCTAGCCGACTTTGGACTTGAAGGAATCAGGGAGAAACTGAGAGTTTGCGATCCGGAGTATTATCAGAAAGTTGATCAGTCAAACCCACAGCGCATTATCAGAGGGCTGGAATTCTTTTTATCAACAGGCAAAAAACTCTCCTCATTTCAAACGAATACGAAAAAGTCCAGACCCTTCAATATTGTAAAAATTGGTCTCGATATGGACCGTAATAAACTCTATGAGCGAATCAATAAAAGAGTGGATCTGATGATCTCTGCCGGCCTGCTCGAAGAAGTTAGAAACCTGGTACATCATAGAGGATACAACGCATTGAATACTGTAGGTTACACCGAGCTATTTGACTACCTAGACCACCAGATGTCATTCGAGGATGCGGTTGAAAAGATCAAACAAAATACCAGGCGCTTCGCAAAACGGCAACTGACCTGGTTCAGAAAGGATCAGGAGATCATTTGGTTTAATCCCCATCAAACCGATCTCATCATCGACACGCTCAATACAAGGCTGCGTTAG
- a CDS encoding DUF3467 domain-containing protein, with the protein MEEQNPENQLNIELSEEVAEGIFSNLAIITHSNTEFVLDFIRVMPGVPKARVKSRIILTPEHAKRLLSAMEDNIKKFEAINGRIKASEEQTGFPLNFGGPTAQA; encoded by the coding sequence ATGGAAGAACAAAATCCCGAAAATCAGTTGAATATTGAACTGTCCGAAGAGGTAGCTGAAGGTATCTTTTCCAACCTAGCTATTATTACACATTCCAATACTGAATTTGTCCTTGATTTTATCAGGGTGATGCCAGGAGTGCCAAAAGCCCGGGTTAAGTCTAGAATAATTTTAACACCGGAGCATGCCAAGCGTCTCCTCTCGGCAATGGAAGATAATATTAAGAAGTTTGAGGCCATAAACGGCCGCATAAAGGCCTCTGAAGAGCAAACAGGTTTCCCGTTAAACTTCGGCGGTCCGACAGCGCAAGCCTAA
- the rpoC gene encoding DNA-directed RNA polymerase subunit beta' — protein sequence MSYKKDNKLKSNFTSITISLASPEAILERSSGEVLKPETINYRTYKPERDGLFCERIFGPVKDYECHCGKYKRIRYKGIVCDRCGVEVTEKKVRRERMGHINLVVPVAHIWYFRSLPNKIGYLLGLPTKRLDLIIYYERYVVIQPGLMADEGIQYMDFLTEEEYLDLLDKLPKENQYLDDKDPNKFIAKMGAEALEDLLKRIDLDTLSYNLRHQAANETSQQRKNEALKRLQVVEAFRGSKTRIENNPEWMIIKIVPVIPPELRPLVPLEGGRFATSDLNDLYRRVIIRNNRLKRLIEIKAPEVILRNEKRMLQEAVDSLFDNSRKVNAVKTEGNRALKSLSDILKGKQGRFRQNLLGKRVDYSARSVIVVGPNLKLHECGLPKDMAAELYKPFIIRKMIERGVVKTVKSAKKIVDRKDPLVWDILENVLKGHPVLLNRAPTLHRLGIQSFQPKLVEGKAIQLHPLVCTAFNADFDGDQMAVHLPLGHAAILEAQVLMLAAHNILNPANGTPITVPSQDMVLGLYYITKGRRTDEKRVVKGQDAIFYSPEEVIIAYNEKKVDLHAFIKVKVNVKEQDGSIVNKLIDTTVGRVLFNQMVPDEVGYINELLTKKSLRDIIGEVVKITGMARASKFLDDIKELGFQMAFRGGLSFNLQDVNIPVEKHALLEQASAEVEEVRNNYNMGFITNNERYNQIIDIWTRINNRLTSYVMNQLSSDNQGFNSVYMMLDSGARGSKEQIRQLCGMRGLMAKPQKSGSGGEIIENPILSNFKEGLSVLEYFISTHGARKGLADTALKTADAGYLTRRLHDVAQDMIVNSEDCGTLRGMYTTALKDNEDIVEPLYDRILGRISLHDVFNPLDGSLLVAAGQDIDEDIAKAIEESPLEGIEIRSVLTCENERGVCALCYGRNLATGKRVQRGEAVGVIAAQSIGEPGTQLTLRTFHVGGTASNIAAESQLTAKFDGIVEYENVRTVETKTEEGDVQIVLGRSGEFKIVEPGTGKVIMTNNIPYGSFLFVEDGAKVSKGDKICSWDPYNAVIISEFAGKIEFDAIVEGVTFREESDEQTGHREKVIIDTRDKTKNPSVRVVDKKGELIRNYNIPVGAHIAIDEGDMVQPGQILVKIPRATGKTRDITGGLPRVTELFEARNPSNPAVVTEIDGVVSLGGVKRGNREITIESKDGEIKKYLVPLSKHILVQDNDFVKAGMPLSDGSISPADILAIKGPAAVQEYLVNGIQEVYRLQGVKINDKHFEVIVHQMMQKVHIEDPGDTSFLENNSVDRWDFMNENDAIYDKKVVVDAGDSTTVKPGQILSLRKLRDENSQLKRKDLKQIEVRDARSATASSMLQGITRASLGTKSFISAASFQETTKVLNEAAIAGKRDEMLGLKENVIVGHLIPSGTGVRGYERIIVGSQEEYDKLLASKQEEEA from the coding sequence ATGTCTTATAAAAAGGATAATAAATTAAAAAGCAACTTTACTTCGATTACGATCAGTCTGGCTTCGCCTGAAGCTATTCTGGAGCGTTCAAGTGGTGAGGTGCTGAAACCAGAGACGATTAACTACCGGACCTACAAGCCTGAGCGTGATGGCTTGTTTTGCGAGCGTATTTTTGGTCCGGTGAAGGATTACGAGTGCCATTGCGGTAAATATAAGCGCATCCGTTACAAGGGGATTGTTTGCGACCGTTGTGGTGTGGAGGTAACTGAGAAGAAGGTACGTCGTGAGCGTATGGGGCATATCAACCTGGTTGTTCCGGTAGCACATATCTGGTATTTCCGTTCATTGCCAAACAAAATCGGTTACTTACTTGGTTTGCCGACTAAGAGACTGGACTTGATCATTTACTACGAGCGTTATGTGGTAATACAACCGGGTCTGATGGCTGACGAAGGTATCCAATACATGGATTTCCTTACTGAAGAGGAGTATCTTGATTTACTGGATAAGTTGCCAAAAGAGAATCAGTATCTTGATGATAAGGATCCAAATAAGTTCATCGCGAAGATGGGTGCTGAAGCACTTGAAGACCTTCTTAAGCGCATTGATCTGGATACTTTGTCTTATAATTTGCGTCACCAGGCTGCAAACGAAACTTCTCAGCAACGTAAAAACGAGGCTTTGAAGCGTTTGCAGGTTGTAGAAGCGTTCCGCGGTTCAAAAACACGCATTGAGAATAACCCTGAGTGGATGATCATCAAGATCGTTCCGGTTATTCCGCCTGAATTGCGTCCTCTTGTTCCTTTGGAAGGCGGCCGTTTTGCTACATCAGACTTAAATGATCTTTACCGTCGTGTTATTATTCGTAATAACCGCTTGAAGCGTCTGATTGAGATCAAAGCGCCGGAGGTGATTCTCCGTAACGAGAAGCGTATGCTTCAAGAGGCGGTTGACTCATTATTTGATAACTCACGGAAAGTTAATGCGGTTAAAACTGAAGGTAACCGTGCTTTGAAATCTTTATCAGATATTCTGAAAGGTAAGCAAGGTCGTTTCCGTCAGAACTTATTGGGTAAGCGTGTCGACTATTCCGCACGTTCGGTTATTGTCGTTGGGCCTAATCTTAAACTCCATGAGTGTGGTTTGCCTAAAGACATGGCTGCTGAACTTTACAAACCGTTTATCATTCGTAAGATGATTGAACGCGGTGTGGTTAAAACTGTAAAATCAGCCAAGAAGATTGTTGACAGAAAAGACCCACTGGTTTGGGATATATTGGAGAATGTCCTTAAAGGACACCCTGTATTACTGAACAGGGCACCTACGTTGCACAGACTAGGTATTCAGTCGTTCCAGCCAAAACTTGTAGAGGGTAAGGCCATTCAGTTGCACCCGCTGGTGTGTACTGCGTTTAACGCGGATTTTGACGGTGACCAGATGGCTGTTCACCTTCCGCTTGGTCACGCCGCTATATTAGAGGCACAGGTACTGATGCTTGCTGCGCATAATATTCTTAACCCTGCGAATGGTACACCTATCACCGTACCATCTCAGGATATGGTTTTGGGTCTCTATTATATAACTAAAGGCCGCAGAACTGATGAAAAGCGTGTAGTTAAAGGTCAGGACGCCATTTTCTATTCTCCGGAAGAGGTTATTATCGCTTACAATGAGAAGAAAGTTGATCTTCATGCGTTTATAAAAGTAAAAGTAAATGTTAAGGAGCAGGACGGAAGTATCGTAAACAAACTTATCGATACTACTGTGGGCCGGGTTTTATTTAACCAGATGGTGCCTGATGAGGTCGGCTATATCAATGAACTATTAACTAAGAAGTCACTCCGTGACATTATTGGTGAGGTAGTTAAAATTACCGGTATGGCCCGTGCATCTAAGTTCCTTGATGATATTAAAGAACTTGGGTTCCAGATGGCATTCAGAGGTGGATTGTCATTTAACCTGCAGGATGTAAACATCCCGGTTGAAAAGCATGCGCTTTTAGAGCAGGCTTCGGCTGAAGTTGAAGAGGTAAGGAATAACTATAACATGGGATTCATTACCAATAACGAGCGATATAATCAGATCATCGATATCTGGACCCGTATCAATAACCGTCTTACTTCGTATGTGATGAATCAGTTGTCTAGCGACAACCAGGGTTTCAACTCTGTGTATATGATGCTTGATTCTGGTGCGAGGGGTTCTAAGGAGCAGATTCGTCAGCTTTGCGGAATGAGGGGATTGATGGCGAAGCCACAAAAATCCGGTTCTGGTGGTGAGATTATTGAGAACCCGATTTTGTCTAACTTTAAGGAAGGCTTGTCGGTACTCGAGTACTTTATCTCTACTCACGGTGCCCGTAAAGGTTTGGCGGATACTGCGTTGAAGACTGCTGATGCGGGTTATCTGACGCGTCGTTTGCACGATGTTGCTCAGGATATGATCGTGAATTCTGAGGACTGTGGCACCTTAAGAGGTATGTACACCACTGCGCTTAAGGATAATGAGGATATCGTAGAACCATTGTATGACAGGATATTGGGCCGCATTTCACTTCATGATGTATTCAATCCTTTAGATGGTTCATTGCTTGTAGCAGCCGGTCAGGATATTGATGAGGATATTGCCAAGGCCATTGAGGAATCTCCGCTTGAAGGTATCGAAATACGGTCGGTATTAACATGCGAAAACGAAAGAGGTGTCTGTGCACTTTGCTACGGACGTAACCTTGCTACTGGTAAACGGGTGCAACGTGGTGAGGCTGTCGGCGTAATTGCTGCGCAGTCTATCGGTGAACCGGGTACTCAGCTTACACTTCGTACTTTCCACGTGGGTGGTACCGCGTCAAACATTGCGGCAGAGTCTCAGCTTACAGCGAAGTTTGACGGTATTGTTGAGTACGAGAACGTAAGGACAGTTGAAACGAAGACTGAAGAAGGCGATGTTCAGATTGTTCTGGGTCGTTCAGGTGAGTTTAAGATCGTTGAACCAGGTACGGGAAAAGTCATCATGACCAATAATATTCCTTATGGTTCATTCCTGTTTGTAGAGGACGGAGCGAAAGTGTCTAAAGGTGATAAGATCTGCTCATGGGATCCTTATAACGCCGTGATCATTTCTGAATTTGCCGGAAAGATTGAATTCGACGCTATTGTCGAAGGTGTTACTTTCCGCGAAGAATCAGACGAGCAGACTGGTCACCGTGAAAAAGTGATTATCGATACCAGAGACAAAACCAAGAACCCGTCAGTTCGTGTGGTAGATAAGAAGGGTGAGCTGATCCGTAACTATAACATCCCTGTTGGTGCGCACATTGCCATTGATGAAGGTGATATGGTACAGCCCGGACAGATTTTGGTGAAGATACCTCGGGCAACTGGAAAAACACGGGATATTACAGGTGGTTTGCCACGTGTAACCGAACTTTTCGAAGCCCGTAATCCTTCAAACCCTGCTGTAGTAACAGAGATCGACGGTGTAGTAAGCCTTGGTGGTGTGAAGCGGGGTAACCGTGAGATTACCATCGAGTCTAAGGATGGCGAGATCAAGAAGTATCTTGTTCCGCTTTCAAAACATATCCTGGTTCAGGACAATGACTTTGTGAAAGCAGGTATGCCATTGTCGGATGGTTCGATTTCTCCTGCAGATATTCTTGCAATTAAGGGCCCTGCGGCAGTTCAGGAATATCTTGTAAACGGTATTCAGGAAGTTTACCGCTTACAGGGTGTAAAAATCAACGACAAGCATTTTGAGGTGATTGTTCACCAGATGATGCAGAAGGTACATATCGAGGATCCGGGAGATACAAGCTTCCTGGAAAACAACTCGGTAGACCGTTGGGATTTTATGAATGAGAATGACGCTATATATGACAAGAAGGTTGTTGTTGACGCAGGTGATTCAACTACGGTAAAACCAGGTCAGATCTTGTCTCTACGGAAGTTAAGAGATGAAAACTCTCAACTGAAGCGTAAAGATTTGAAGCAGATTGAAGTGCGCGATGCAAGGTCTGCAACCGCAAGCTCTATGCTTCAGGGTATCACGAGGGCATCCTTAGGTACCAAATCGTTTATTTCAGCAGCATCTTTCCAGGAAACTACTAAAGTACTGAATGAGGCAGCCATTGCTGGTAAGCGCGATGAGATGCTTGGCTTAAAGGAAAACGTAATCGTTGGTCACCTTATACCATCAGGTACTGGTGTACGCGGCTACGAGAGAATAATCGTAGGTTCTCAAGAAGAATACGACAAGTTGCTCGCTTCAAAACAGGAAGAAGAGGCTTAA